A genomic region of Leptospira mtsangambouensis contains the following coding sequences:
- a CDS encoding type II CAAX endopeptidase family protein: protein MKSLTLYFFLAYLISWTIWLPLYLPKFGIHFLPVLPFHHAWGALGPLTAALIVSKLEEGNVGIKNLLSRMFQWKVNWFWYFIAIFIPFVLLVFATIINYFNNSKLSFDGLGVSSEFPEFGFVSFFLYSVIIYGFGEETGWRGYALPKLQKKWNALSSTVILTFLWALWHAPLFLYRPGFMAMDVFGIFGWFMSLFTGAILLTWIYNSSRGSILMAALFHGTIDIVFTSDSIEPNIMNITGFLLVVFAVFVLGLTGWKHLSKVERQIKE from the coding sequence TTGAAATCGTTAACTTTGTATTTTTTTTTGGCATACCTTATCTCTTGGACCATTTGGCTTCCTTTGTATTTGCCTAAGTTTGGGATTCATTTTTTACCAGTGTTGCCCTTTCATCATGCATGGGGGGCACTTGGTCCTTTGACTGCTGCGCTGATTGTAAGCAAACTAGAAGAGGGGAATGTTGGTATCAAAAATTTACTTTCCCGAATGTTTCAATGGAAGGTAAATTGGTTTTGGTATTTCATTGCGATTTTTATTCCTTTTGTCCTTCTTGTTTTCGCTACCATTATCAATTATTTCAATAACTCGAAACTTAGTTTTGATGGATTGGGAGTGAGTTCTGAATTTCCAGAGTTTGGATTTGTTTCTTTCTTTTTATACAGTGTTATCATTTACGGATTTGGAGAAGAAACTGGATGGAGAGGGTATGCCTTACCTAAGTTACAAAAAAAATGGAACGCATTGTCTTCAACGGTAATCCTTACGTTTTTATGGGCCTTATGGCATGCTCCACTTTTTTTATATCGTCCCGGTTTTATGGCAATGGATGTGTTTGGAATTTTCGGATGGTTTATGTCTTTGTTTACAGGCGCCATTCTTTTGACCTGGATTTATAATTCCTCAAGAGGCAGTATCCTGATGGCTGCTCTTTTTCACGGAACCATCGATATCGTATTTACTTCCGACTCCATTGAACCAAATATAATGAACATCACTGGGTTTTTACTCGTTGTATTTGCAGTGTTTGTCCTTGGATTGACGGGATGGAAACATCTATCCAAGGTGGAGAGGCAGATAAAGGAATGA
- a CDS encoding RCC1 domain-containing protein → MNKNRNFLRSILFVCLSLTLVTQCKSKEADQSALALLGFSLNLATISGTLTDGAGIPIPNASLEIASSTNLRGSSSRSLASTSDTGGWQLSLGSGTYEILVKDSSGKLLGSFKISSSENLEPSIEDVSHLTEKIFLVALANERQVGSKFEILSPKDGSIVKTYDLTLNLKTSDSLVCQVLQNKTEKNSFNVGKGEVTSSLSIKPVLGANKIQIHCTNENGVSAKKTILTYFGNRIAAGGSHSGYVVNGNLYTWGRNNFGQLGTGTSTGDLTNPTITKLSTISSVASIGFNQNNSLAITEDGSVWTWGANSSGQLGMGNTGDLQAAAADAGPRNPPRKVPGITNAVMGVYGYDHAVVLKSDGTVVSFGLNSVGQLGNGAGGTGTYSANPVTVIGLPNDVIQIIAGAEHSAALTKSGDVYVWGRDQYGNLGDGVVGTSTEVNSTPKKVSSLSGIVHIANGRDHILALKTDGTVYSWGLAASGQLGIGGTGSPAPVPTPTLVTGLYNVVSVWANGTQSFAILGDGTVKGWGANSSGNLGTGLTTPAKLYTPGDIVVGVRDIQYFGCGALHNFAILKSGSLYGWGWNFKGSIGRADLQETWAATTPIFLTIPD, encoded by the coding sequence ATGAACAAAAACAGAAATTTCCTCAGATCCATCTTGTTTGTTTGTCTCAGCTTAACTTTGGTAACTCAGTGCAAATCGAAAGAGGCTGACCAAAGTGCTCTTGCTTTACTTGGTTTTAGCCTAAACCTTGCCACAATTTCAGGGACTCTTACCGATGGGGCCGGGATTCCCATTCCCAATGCAAGTTTGGAGATTGCCTCTTCGACAAATCTTCGTGGTTCTTCTTCACGTTCTCTTGCGAGTACTTCGGATACGGGAGGTTGGCAACTATCATTAGGCTCCGGTACCTATGAGATTTTAGTAAAGGATTCTAGTGGGAAACTACTGGGATCGTTTAAGATTTCTTCTAGCGAAAACTTAGAACCTTCCATTGAAGATGTCTCTCACTTGACAGAGAAAATTTTTCTAGTAGCTCTTGCCAACGAACGCCAAGTCGGATCGAAATTTGAAATCCTTTCTCCGAAAGATGGAAGTATTGTCAAAACTTATGATCTAACTTTGAATTTAAAAACTTCTGATTCTCTTGTTTGCCAAGTTTTACAAAATAAAACAGAAAAGAATAGTTTCAATGTTGGTAAAGGGGAGGTCACTTCTTCTCTTTCCATCAAACCAGTACTTGGTGCAAACAAAATTCAAATCCATTGTACAAACGAAAATGGAGTATCTGCTAAAAAAACAATTCTAACATATTTTGGAAATAGAATTGCGGCTGGAGGGTCTCACTCTGGTTATGTGGTGAATGGAAACCTATACACCTGGGGTAGAAATAATTTTGGACAATTAGGAACCGGAACCTCTACTGGTGATCTTACCAATCCGACTATCACGAAACTTTCGACTATTTCTAGTGTCGCTTCCATCGGATTCAATCAAAACAATTCTCTCGCTATCACGGAAGACGGATCTGTTTGGACTTGGGGAGCCAATAGCAGTGGCCAATTGGGTATGGGAAATACTGGAGACTTACAGGCAGCAGCGGCAGATGCAGGACCAAGAAATCCTCCAAGAAAAGTTCCTGGAATTACCAATGCAGTAATGGGTGTTTATGGTTACGACCATGCAGTAGTCTTAAAGTCAGATGGAACGGTTGTTAGTTTTGGATTGAACTCTGTTGGTCAATTAGGTAATGGAGCCGGCGGAACTGGAACATATTCTGCAAATCCAGTTACTGTGATAGGACTTCCTAACGATGTGATCCAAATCATCGCAGGTGCAGAACATTCTGCAGCCTTAACAAAGTCAGGTGACGTATATGTTTGGGGTAGAGACCAGTATGGGAATTTAGGAGATGGAGTGGTCGGCACATCAACAGAAGTAAACTCAACTCCTAAAAAAGTCTCTTCCTTATCGGGGATTGTTCATATTGCTAATGGTAGAGACCATATCCTCGCACTGAAAACTGATGGGACTGTTTATTCTTGGGGACTTGCTGCGAGTGGTCAATTAGGTATTGGTGGGACTGGATCTCCTGCACCAGTTCCAACCCCAACACTTGTGACAGGGCTTTACAATGTGGTTTCTGTATGGGCAAACGGAACTCAAAGTTTTGCCATCCTAGGTGACGGAACGGTAAAAGGTTGGGGAGCCAATTCCAGTGGAAATTTAGGAACAGGTCTTACCACTCCGGCAAAGTTGTATACCCCGGGAGACATTGTTGTTGGTGTTAGGGACATCCAATACTTTGGATGTGGAGCACTTCATAATTTTGCAATTTTAAAGTCAGGATCTTTGTATGGTTGGGGTTGGAACTTTAAAGGTTCCATCGGTCGTGCAGACCTCCAAGAAACTTGGGCAGCCACAACACCAATTTTTCTTACCATTCCCGACTAA
- a CDS encoding acyl-CoA dehydrogenase family protein, with translation MISNNYFNDNDDLIDHFDSLTPWNEVVDQYEQGFEDFAEYQKSGKEELAFAPGNYEDAIEFYRSTLEAGGDIAGNDISQVSKQMDEEGLKYKDGQVSFPKPMLDVVEKIKSAGLLPYGIHRHYGGLGLPSVVQSMLSECVSRGDGSLAITLGCMNLAETVERFGTDEMIHEFVPKMAAGELCGAMALTEPNYGSDLPNLQTKAVKGEDGTWKITGTKRFITHACGFGSAPSIILTLARTGTTTSGARGLSFFLVHSKDVFVASIEKKMGLHCSPTCEVVFENSPGILIGDEGKGLIKYSMAMMNQARLNIAAQAMGIATAAYFEGKKYAEERVQFGKTINNITAVKKMLERMEREVAAMRCILYEASFAVDQYRWKEERGKMKGLSEKDIKKDESFKKWEKLASLFTPLSKYYITEMANLVAYDAMQIHGGSGYTEDYDVARLYRDVRITNIYEGTTQLQTVACIGGIVSGMTETGIYREYLKSEMVTFAASQGLNDLFKQFESVVAEFAEIDSTPLREELAFEVVESAARFHNSLLLERSIGRSKVERRNYRKSITDAYILDSSAILAANLTKIRGKKKAPVTA, from the coding sequence ATGATATCCAATAACTATTTTAACGATAACGATGACCTAATTGATCATTTTGATTCCCTTACTCCTTGGAACGAGGTAGTTGACCAATACGAACAAGGTTTTGAAGACTTTGCAGAATACCAAAAATCGGGAAAGGAAGAACTCGCGTTCGCTCCTGGAAACTATGAAGACGCCATTGAATTCTACCGTTCTACTTTAGAAGCTGGTGGGGACATTGCAGGAAATGATATTTCCCAAGTTTCCAAACAAATGGATGAAGAAGGCCTCAAATACAAAGACGGCCAAGTAAGTTTCCCAAAACCTATGTTAGATGTCGTTGAAAAAATCAAATCGGCGGGACTTCTTCCTTACGGAATCCACAGACATTACGGTGGATTGGGATTACCATCTGTCGTACAATCAATGTTATCCGAATGTGTTTCTCGTGGGGACGGATCTCTTGCCATCACTCTTGGTTGTATGAACCTTGCAGAAACTGTAGAACGATTCGGAACAGATGAAATGATCCATGAATTTGTTCCAAAAATGGCAGCTGGTGAACTTTGTGGAGCGATGGCTCTCACCGAACCAAACTACGGATCGGACCTTCCTAATTTACAAACCAAAGCAGTGAAAGGTGAAGATGGAACTTGGAAGATCACAGGAACCAAACGTTTCATTACCCACGCTTGTGGTTTTGGATCGGCTCCTTCCATCATTCTCACTCTTGCTAGAACAGGAACCACAACCAGTGGGGCTCGTGGGCTTTCTTTCTTTTTAGTGCACTCGAAAGATGTATTTGTGGCTTCCATCGAAAAGAAAATGGGACTTCACTGTTCTCCTACTTGCGAAGTTGTATTTGAAAACTCTCCTGGAATTCTTATCGGTGATGAAGGCAAAGGGCTTATCAAATACTCAATGGCCATGATGAACCAAGCCCGTCTTAACATTGCGGCCCAAGCAATGGGGATTGCGACTGCTGCTTATTTCGAAGGAAAAAAATATGCAGAAGAAAGAGTGCAGTTCGGTAAAACCATTAATAACATCACTGCAGTGAAAAAGATGTTGGAACGAATGGAACGAGAAGTGGCTGCTATGCGTTGTATTTTATACGAAGCAAGTTTTGCCGTAGACCAATATCGTTGGAAAGAAGAACGAGGAAAGATGAAAGGTCTTTCCGAGAAAGACATTAAAAAAGATGAATCTTTCAAAAAATGGGAAAAACTTGCCTCCCTATTTACTCCACTTTCTAAATACTACATCACAGAAATGGCTAACCTTGTGGCTTATGATGCGATGCAAATCCACGGTGGATCTGGTTATACAGAAGATTATGATGTCGCAAGACTTTATCGTGATGTTCGTATCACCAATATCTATGAAGGAACCACTCAACTCCAAACGGTAGCTTGTATTGGTGGGATTGTCTCTGGAATGACAGAAACAGGAATTTACCGCGAATACTTAAAATCGGAAATGGTTACTTTTGCAGCAAGCCAAGGACTAAATGATCTATTCAAACAATTTGAATCGGTTGTGGCTGAATTTGCAGAAATTGATTCTACTCCTCTTCGGGAAGAATTGGCTTTTGAAGTGGTAGAGTCTGCGGCTCGTTTCCACAATAGTTTGTTACTCGAAAGAAGCATTGGTCGTTCTAAGGTAGAAAGAAGAAACTATCGTAAGTCGATCACGGATGCCTACATCCTTGATAGTTCAGCGATCCTTGCGGCAAACTTAACCAAAATTCGTGGAAAGAAAAAAGCACCAGTCACTGCATAA
- the zigA gene encoding zinc metallochaperone GTPase ZigA: MKEKIPVTVLSGFLGAGKTTLLNHILSNREGLRVAVIVNDMSEVNIDARLVASGGSLSRTNEKLVEMSNGCICCTLREDLLIEITKLAKEGKFDSILIESTGISEPLPIAETFTFEDETGVSLSNLVTLDSMITVVDAVNFLKDFQSLDSLRERELGAGEEDDRDIVDLLVDQVEFSDTIIVNKISLLSDEKKNRLLTILRSLNADAEIIPTDYSKVPLSKVLNTGRFDFEKASQSPLWLKELRGEHVPETEEYGIKSFVYGNRRPFHPERFYKWLHSEKPGVVRAKGFVWLASKMDWVVLYSQAGNLSSYKPEGYWWASIPDEEIPDDPEVFKNLQAHWLEPWGDRRQEIVLIGRDMDEKKLRASLDKCLLSDKEYKEGPEVWAKFEDPFPNWDAMIEESENSEEEATKI; the protein is encoded by the coding sequence ATGAAAGAAAAAATCCCTGTGACCGTCCTCTCCGGTTTTTTAGGAGCCGGCAAAACCACACTACTCAACCACATCCTATCCAACCGAGAAGGACTTCGAGTGGCAGTCATCGTTAATGATATGAGCGAAGTGAATATTGACGCGAGGCTTGTGGCCTCCGGTGGGAGTCTCAGTCGCACCAATGAGAAGTTAGTGGAGATGTCCAATGGTTGTATTTGTTGTACCCTTCGGGAAGATTTACTGATCGAGATCACTAAACTTGCCAAAGAGGGAAAATTTGATTCCATCCTAATTGAATCCACCGGAATTTCAGAACCTCTTCCCATTGCAGAAACCTTTACCTTTGAAGATGAAACAGGAGTTAGTTTGTCTAATTTGGTCACTCTAGATTCGATGATTACAGTTGTTGATGCGGTCAATTTTTTAAAGGACTTTCAAAGCCTAGATTCTTTAAGAGAACGAGAATTAGGTGCAGGAGAAGAAGATGACCGGGACATTGTCGATTTACTTGTAGACCAAGTAGAGTTTAGTGACACCATCATTGTCAATAAAATCAGTTTGTTATCGGATGAAAAAAAGAATCGGCTCCTTACCATCTTACGTTCGCTGAATGCAGATGCCGAAATTATACCCACTGATTACAGTAAAGTGCCTTTATCCAAAGTATTAAACACGGGGCGGTTTGATTTTGAAAAAGCAAGCCAGTCTCCCTTATGGTTAAAAGAACTTCGAGGGGAACATGTTCCCGAAACAGAAGAATATGGAATCAAAAGTTTTGTGTATGGAAATAGGCGCCCCTTCCATCCAGAACGATTTTACAAATGGTTGCATTCGGAAAAACCGGGAGTGGTCCGCGCCAAAGGATTTGTTTGGCTTGCCAGTAAAATGGATTGGGTGGTGTTGTATTCACAAGCGGGAAACTTATCTTCCTACAAACCAGAAGGGTATTGGTGGGCCAGTATTCCTGATGAAGAAATTCCAGATGATCCAGAAGTATTCAAAAATCTACAAGCACATTGGTTGGAACCTTGGGGAGACCGGCGCCAAGAGATTGTCCTCATAGGACGGGATATGGATGAAAAGAAACTACGTGCCTCTCTCGACAAATGCCTGCTAAGTGACAAAGAATACAAGGAAGGACCCGAAGTTTGGGCAAAGTTCGAAGATCCTTTTCCAAATTGGGATGCGATGATTGAAGAATCGGAAAATTCCGAAGAAGAAGCAACAAAAATATGA
- a CDS encoding di-heme oxidoredictase family protein has product MNKFLILSFLSFSFYFGCAFVETNTCPTGVGLSDFVSPSSVMGCEKEKKLCEDGSCLALLGLVQTNRNSWDYEEGEEFSGGKAMTSFVTDARAFLQFGKNSPLSTISEFTVGQAVFEVPWTAGFSASLPDRDGLGPFFHTNSCLGCHVGNGRAVEDDGDPLVFTLVRLGVGAKGNDPEPVYGTQFQPNAVAGVTPEGTAHFEYDTIHGTYQDGSSYSLRKPNLVFSGLGYGPFHPNHKTSVRLTQQVIGLGLLESVPEENILSRSDPLDLDGDGISGRPNWIWDLSGSGKSLGRFGWKANAPSLKRQNSAAFSGDIGITSPMLGSENCSSTQTSCASAIGGGNPEVSEDKIIAITKYMQLVAVPVRRNPNTATILNGKKHFFLAGCNKCHTEKLVTGNQTPFAQLSNQTIRPYTDLLLHDMGEALSDGKSDGEATETEWRTAPLWGIGLFGTVNGRARYLHDGRAKTLDEAILWHGGEAEKSKNYFLALNVSERASMIRFLLSL; this is encoded by the coding sequence ATGAATAAATTTTTAATTCTCTCCTTTCTATCATTCTCTTTTTATTTTGGGTGTGCATTTGTAGAAACGAATACATGTCCTACGGGAGTAGGTTTATCTGACTTTGTTAGTCCTTCATCTGTTATGGGATGTGAGAAAGAAAAAAAGTTATGTGAAGATGGTTCTTGTTTGGCCTTACTTGGGTTGGTCCAAACCAATCGAAACTCCTGGGATTATGAAGAAGGAGAGGAATTTTCGGGTGGAAAGGCAATGACAAGTTTTGTGACGGATGCACGTGCCTTTCTTCAGTTCGGAAAAAATTCACCACTAAGTACAATCTCCGAATTTACTGTGGGCCAAGCCGTATTTGAAGTTCCATGGACTGCTGGTTTTTCTGCAAGCCTGCCTGATCGGGATGGGCTTGGACCTTTTTTTCATACCAATTCTTGTTTGGGATGCCATGTTGGAAACGGAAGAGCAGTGGAAGATGATGGAGATCCTTTGGTTTTCACCTTGGTAAGATTAGGTGTCGGCGCAAAAGGAAATGATCCTGAGCCAGTTTATGGAACGCAGTTCCAACCCAATGCTGTTGCCGGTGTGACTCCCGAAGGAACTGCCCATTTTGAATATGATACCATTCATGGGACATACCAGGACGGAAGTTCTTATTCTCTTCGAAAACCAAATTTGGTATTTAGTGGACTTGGTTATGGTCCATTTCATCCAAATCACAAAACATCTGTTCGGTTGACACAACAAGTCATTGGTCTTGGCCTTTTGGAGTCGGTTCCAGAGGAAAATATCCTTAGCCGTTCTGATCCACTGGATTTAGATGGAGATGGAATTTCCGGAAGACCCAATTGGATTTGGGATCTTTCTGGAAGTGGAAAGTCTCTTGGAAGGTTTGGATGGAAAGCAAATGCTCCTAGCCTCAAACGCCAAAATTCAGCTGCCTTTTCTGGTGATATTGGAATCACAAGTCCCATGTTAGGTTCTGAAAATTGTTCTTCTACACAGACCTCATGTGCCAGCGCAATAGGCGGAGGTAACCCAGAGGTTTCCGAAGATAAAATCATCGCCATTACTAAATATATGCAATTAGTTGCTGTACCTGTCCGTCGTAACCCAAATACAGCGACAATTTTAAATGGTAAAAAACATTTTTTCCTCGCAGGATGTAACAAATGTCATACGGAAAAGTTGGTAACGGGAAATCAAACTCCGTTTGCCCAACTTTCCAACCAAACGATTCGTCCCTATACAGACCTTCTTTTGCATGATATGGGTGAGGCTTTAAGCGATGGAAAATCAGATGGTGAAGCAACTGAAACGGAGTGGAGAACAGCTCCACTTTGGGGGATCGGGCTTTTTGGAACGGTAAACGGAAGGGCACGTTATTTACATGACGGGAGAGCAAAAACTTTGGATGAAGCGATCCTTTGGCATGGTGGGGAAGCAGAAAAAAGCAAAAATTATTTTTTAGCTCTGAATGTATCGGAACGTGCTAGTATGATTCGATTTTTGTTATCATTATAA
- a CDS encoding methyl-accepting chemotaxis protein codes for MQLDPYYLKATKTINSIRSTLLVIFILGILGSLGSLHRDQLIMMLATTFFYGLVAFTQFLLLKKQKDPHAFWFVLIDILLIGSNTLGQSIIDLDIASSALKDGVNYIISFFILLYSGFLFSSRQTYVIGGLLTLVQIGSLVLAGIAGMEFVDRNDTHKFAYSISLPVEIVKVFFLMMATVTIAKMVGLLISIRDEAILGKNTSETHSKVMEKQKEAMVETGESLNESVSSLKIFANDLNGLVQNQAASIEEISASLTEIAQSTENSFSFVKDQYYRIETLNEESQTLEGIVKSVRVEIDSISGQINESSKFSNLVTHSMENLNSILNEVSSSFQKVEDVNQIMKEIADQTNLLALNASIEAARAGEHGRGFAVVAQEVAKLAENSASNASIISKTILKSKSDLLKGNSSAKEANEMALNQKNEMNQIQNKVISFNEKFVDLQRLNARVLDSQKELKELSSQLETIAKEQSLGNQEVMRAAQSIEDAIQVVAENTRVLSEHIEDIQSLANRIK; via the coding sequence ATGCAATTGGATCCGTATTACCTAAAAGCTACCAAAACGATTAATTCCATCCGTTCTACTCTACTTGTTATTTTTATCTTAGGTATCCTTGGGAGTCTTGGTTCTCTCCACAGAGACCAACTCATCATGATGCTCGCCACTACCTTCTTTTATGGGTTAGTGGCCTTCACTCAGTTTCTACTTTTAAAAAAACAAAAGGACCCACATGCATTTTGGTTTGTTCTCATTGATATCCTTCTCATTGGTTCCAATACTCTCGGACAAAGTATCATTGATTTGGACATTGCCTCTTCTGCTTTGAAAGATGGAGTGAACTACATCATATCTTTTTTTATTTTATTATATTCGGGATTTCTTTTTTCTTCGAGGCAAACTTATGTGATTGGGGGTCTTTTGACTCTTGTACAAATTGGTTCTCTCGTGTTAGCGGGGATCGCCGGAATGGAATTTGTCGATCGAAACGATACACATAAATTTGCTTATTCCATTTCTTTACCTGTAGAAATTGTAAAAGTTTTTTTTCTGATGATGGCAACAGTAACCATTGCAAAAATGGTAGGACTTCTTATTTCGATTCGGGATGAAGCCATCCTTGGAAAAAATACTTCGGAAACACATTCCAAAGTTATGGAAAAACAAAAAGAAGCAATGGTAGAAACAGGAGAAAGTCTAAACGAGTCCGTTTCTTCACTGAAAATTTTTGCCAATGATTTGAATGGACTGGTGCAAAACCAAGCCGCTTCCATTGAAGAAATCTCTGCTTCATTAACAGAAATTGCACAATCCACAGAAAACTCTTTTTCCTTTGTTAAAGACCAATACTATCGAATCGAAACATTAAATGAAGAAAGCCAAACCTTAGAAGGTATTGTCAAATCAGTGCGAGTGGAGATTGATTCTATTTCAGGCCAAATTAATGAATCATCTAAGTTTAGTAATTTAGTGACTCATTCTATGGAAAACTTAAACTCAATTTTAAATGAAGTGAGTTCTAGTTTCCAAAAAGTAGAAGATGTCAATCAAATCATGAAAGAAATTGCAGACCAAACCAATTTACTGGCGCTCAATGCATCCATCGAAGCCGCAAGGGCAGGGGAACATGGACGTGGGTTTGCCGTTGTGGCCCAAGAGGTTGCCAAACTTGCTGAAAATTCGGCCTCTAACGCAAGTATCATTTCCAAAACCATTCTTAAGTCCAAATCAGATTTACTCAAAGGAAATTCCTCAGCAAAAGAAGCCAATGAAATGGCTTTGAATCAAAAAAATGAAATGAACCAAATCCAAAATAAGGTAATCAGCTTTAATGAAAAGTTTGTCGACTTGCAAAGGTTAAATGCTCGTGTTTTGGATTCTCAAAAAGAACTCAAAGAATTGTCTTCCCAATTAGAAACCATCGCCAAAGAACAATCTCTTGGAAATCAGGAAGTGATGCGGGCAGCACAAAGTATCGAAGATGCCATCCAAGTGGTGGCCGAAAATACCAGAGTGCTTTCCGAACATATCGAAGACATCCAAAGTTTGGCCAACCGGATCAAGTGA
- a CDS encoding HEAT repeat domain-containing protein produces the protein MQKTWIFLSFFFTLTLFLNCDPVPTKEDTNPVMESVSEEQPTESLLEALNSSDPFTRSQATIQLGSREVRSAIPKLKKLLSDKEPGVRAGAAIALGDLKDKSSSTVIANLMWSDSENPKDVYLDALTRMKDPSVGNRIYPLLDDNNPTLRLQVVDALVQIGASSVGSQILSLAFKNKDREKDKTYAMALGKLKISAAESYLLSLTKIQDETPTLAAAYLALGRIKAKNANEVLVNALNLPYSKGKENASMALIEIGNPSVVSKVFQSLSSENAETKLYATDVLCSIPSKEAAKLAFGLLNGKDTKNWGSAAKIVGRQRYQEGRIRIEELLEKSSTPERDSFAEALGWIGDKASVPVLRKVLLSGAPEGPYGSAWALGILGAKEAVPDLIKALDLGDAKLMVYALEALGSIADPTSLPKLKSLLADRPKMAPQILSTVALIPTEEARLVIEEATKSKNAEVYRPAMEEIAKRKDKKSIPLLLTYANGDDSEKRKLSYYALTAVTGEKFRTAKEWNEWAKRN, from the coding sequence ATGCAAAAGACTTGGATTTTTCTTTCTTTTTTTTTCACCCTGACCCTCTTTTTGAATTGTGATCCGGTTCCTACAAAAGAGGATACAAATCCTGTCATGGAATCAGTGTCAGAAGAACAACCAACAGAATCACTTTTGGAAGCTCTTAATTCTTCTGATCCTTTTACAAGGTCCCAAGCAACAATCCAATTGGGGAGTCGGGAAGTCCGTTCTGCCATTCCAAAATTAAAAAAACTTTTATCAGATAAAGAACCAGGTGTTCGTGCAGGGGCAGCCATTGCACTTGGTGATTTAAAAGACAAGTCATCTTCTACGGTCATTGCCAACCTGATGTGGTCCGATTCTGAAAATCCGAAAGATGTATATTTGGATGCCCTCACTCGTATGAAAGATCCCTCTGTGGGAAATCGAATTTATCCTTTGTTAGATGATAATAATCCTACCCTTCGTTTGCAAGTTGTCGATGCACTTGTTCAAATAGGAGCAAGTTCTGTAGGATCTCAAATTTTGAGTTTGGCTTTTAAAAATAAAGATCGGGAAAAAGACAAAACCTATGCGATGGCGCTAGGAAAACTAAAAATTTCGGCCGCGGAATCTTATTTATTAAGTCTGACAAAAATCCAAGATGAAACTCCCACCCTTGCCGCTGCCTATTTGGCACTTGGTAGAATCAAAGCAAAAAATGCCAATGAAGTGCTTGTAAATGCACTGAACCTTCCTTATAGCAAGGGAAAAGAAAATGCTTCCATGGCTCTCATTGAAATTGGAAATCCTTCTGTGGTTTCAAAAGTGTTTCAATCCCTTAGTTCTGAAAATGCGGAAACGAAACTATATGCAACGGATGTACTTTGTTCGATCCCTTCGAAAGAAGCAGCCAAGTTAGCCTTTGGTCTGTTAAATGGAAAGGATACTAAAAATTGGGGGAGCGCTGCAAAGATTGTTGGCAGACAAAGATACCAAGAAGGACGAATTCGTATCGAAGAATTACTCGAAAAATCATCTACGCCGGAGCGGGATAGTTTTGCAGAAGCCCTTGGTTGGATTGGAGACAAAGCCTCTGTGCCAGTGCTTCGAAAAGTTTTGTTATCGGGCGCTCCTGAAGGACCTTATGGTTCTGCATGGGCACTTGGAATCCTTGGGGCCAAGGAAGCAGTGCCAGATCTCATCAAAGCTCTTGATCTAGGAGATGCCAAACTAATGGTATATGCCTTGGAAGCACTTGGTTCTATCGCCGATCCAACAAGCCTTCCCAAACTCAAAAGTCTGTTAGCCGATAGACCGAAAATGGCTCCGCAAATTCTTTCAACAGTGGCACTCATTCCCACAGAAGAAGCTCGGCTTGTGATAGAAGAAGCAACGAAATCAAAAAATGCCGAAGTATATAGGCCAGCAATGGAAGAGATTGCCAAACGAAAAGATAAAAAATCCATTCCTCTTTTGTTAACTTATGCCAACGGAGATGATTCGGAAAAAAGAAAACTCAGTTATTATGCCCTCACGGCAGTGACGGGAGAAAAATTTCGTACAGCAAAAGAATGGAATGAATGGGCCAAAAGGAATTAA